The genomic window ACCGGGGAAGTCCACCCCCGCGAAGAACCCGTACAACCCGTCGTTCGAGACGGGTGCGGTCGAGTTCGTCCAGGACCACCCGAAGTACGACGGCCGCGGCGTGACCATCGGCATCATGGACTCGGGCGTCGACCTCGGCCACCCGGCGCTCCAGAAGACCACCACCGGCGAGCGCAAGATCACCGACTGGGTGACCGCGACCGACCCGATCACCGACGGCGACGGCACCTGGCGTGCCCAGGTCACCCCGGTCACCGGCGGCACGTTCACGGCGGGCGGCCGGACCTGGACGTCCCCCGCGGGCAGCTTCCAGTGGAGCCGCTTCAGCGAGTCGGTCACCGCCACGGGCGACGCGCGCGGCGACCTCAACCGCGACGGCGACACCACCGACCAGTTCGGCCTGCTCTACGACCCGGCCGCGGGCACGGTCCGCGTCGACACCGACCAGAAAGGCGACTTCTCGGACAACACCCCGATGAAGCCGTACAAGGACGGCTACCAGGTCGGGTACTTCGGCACGGACGACCCCGCCACCGAGGTCGCCGAGCGGATCCCCTTCGTGATCGAGGTCCGCAAGGACGTCCCGATGGACCCGTTCGGCGGCGACTGGGTCGGCAAGAAGGCCGACTTCGTCAACGTCGGCATCATCGAGTCCGAGCACGGCACCCACGTCGCCGGCATCACGGCCGCCAACGGCCTGTTCGGCGGAAAGATGAACGGCGCCGCCCCCGGCGCCAAGCTGGTCTCCTCGCGCGCCTGCTCCTGGGGCGGCGGCTGCACCAACGTCGCGCTCACCGAGGGCATGGCCGACCTCGTCATCAACCGCGGCGTCGACATCGTCAACATGTCGATCGGCGGTCTGCCGGCGCTGAACGACGGCAACGACGCCCGCTCCGAGCTCTACACGCGGCTCATCGACGACTACGGCGTCCAACTGGTGATCTCGGCCGGAAACTCGGGCCCGGGCACCAACACCATCGGCGACCCGTCCCTGGCCGACAAGGTCATCTCCGTCGGCGCCTCCATCTCCAAGGAGACCTGGGCGGCCAACTACGGCTCCGGCGTGGAGAAGAAGTACGCCATGCTGCCCTTCTCCTCGCGCGGTCCGCGTGAGGACGGCGGCTTCACGCCGACGCTCACCGCCCCCGGCGCGTCCATCAACACCATCCAGACCTGGCTGCCGGGTGCTCCGGTCGCCGAGGCGGGCTACCAGCTGCCGGCCGGCTACGCGATGCTCCAGGGCACCTCGATGTCCTCGCCGCAGGCCGCGGGCGCGAGCGCGCTGCTGCTCTCCGCCGCCGCACAGCGGAAGATCGACCTCACCCCGGCGACCCTGCGCACCGCGCTGACCAGCACCGCGAACAGGATCAGCGGGGCGGCCGCGCACGAGCAGGGCTCCGGCCTGATGGACATCCCGGACGCCTGGGACGCGATCACGGACGGCGCCACCGCCCACGAGTACACGGTCAAGGCCCCGGTCGACACCAACATCGACCAGTTCCTGGAGACCCCGGGCTTCGGCACCGGCCTGTACGACCGCGAGGGCGGCCTGAAGGCCGGCCAAAAGAAGTCGTACGAGGTCACGATCACGAGGACCACCGGTCCTGACCGTCCGATCCGGCATGAGCTGGACTGGAAGTACAACAACGGCACCTTCGACCTGCCGGGTTCCGGCGCCGTGTGGCTGCCGCTGGACGAGCCGGTCAAGGTCAAGGTCGACGCGCGGCCCCGCACCGCGGGCGTGCACAGCGCGATCCTGGAGGCGGACGACCCGCGCACCGAGGGCGTGGACAAGCAGATCCTCGCGACCGTGGTCGTCGCGAAGCCGCTGGCCGCTCCGTCGTACGCGTTCGCGGCCGCCGGCTCCGTGCAGCGCAACAGCCATACGTCGTACTTCGTGACCGTCCCTGAAGGCGCGAAGACGCTGGAGGTCGCGCTCGGCGGGCTGAAGGACAAGAGCCAGACCCGCTTCATCGTTATCCACCCGTACGGCGTGCCCGTCGACCCGACGTCGACGATCAACTGCTACCCGAACTACGAGAGCCCGACCAACACCTGCCGTCCCGACGTGCGGTCGTACTCCGACCCGCAGCCGGGCGTCTGGGAGATCGAGGTCGAGTCGCGCCGTACGTCGCCGCTCCTGGACAACCCCTACAAGCTGGACGTCCAGGTGCTCGGCGCCGCCTTCGAGCCGGCCGTGCAGACCCTCCTTGAGGCCAAGGTCGGCACCCCGGCCGCGGTCGACTGGAAGGTCACCAACGGCTTCGCCGCCATCGACGGCAAGCTGAAGGGCGGCTCGCTCGGCTCGGCGAAGGTGGGCCGTCCGACGATCGCGAACCACGAGACGCAGGAGAGCTCCGTCACCATCGGTGAGGGCGTCGAGCGGCTCGACGTCGCCATCGGCGGGGTCTCGGACACCGCGGCCGACCTCGACCTGGAGGTCTACCTGGGCGACGAGCTGGTCGGCCAGTCCGCGGACGGCGACTCGGAGGAGTCCGTCAGCCTCACCGAGCCGGCCGCCGGTACGTACACGGTCGTGATCGTCGGCTACGCGGTCCCGGCCGGCACCACCGAGTTCAACTACCGGGACGTGTACTTCGCCTCGTCCCTCGGCACCGTCAAGGTCGACGAGAACCAGTCGGTGAAGCTCGCCGGCGGCGCGTCGGCGCAGGTCGCCGCCGAGGTCGTGGTGGGCAGCGCGGCCCCCGAGGGCCGGCAGTTCTTCGGCGAGGTCCAGCTGCTGAACGCGCGCGGGACCGCCGCGGGCGCCGGCAGCGTCGTGATCGAGAAGGTCGTTCCGTAACGATCACCTCAACGATCACCGCGTCATGAGGAGGGCGGGCGTCCGGCGGGCGCCCGCCCTTCCGCATGTGGCGAGATGTTCCGTCCTTCGGACAATGGATTGGACAAGGCGGCCCGGGGGACACGCATCATGGAAAGCCACCGGGCCACCCAGGCCGCAGCAACAGACGGAGGAGTCCCCGTGAAGGTCGGAATCGTCGGAGCCACCGGGCAGGTCGGCACGGTCATGCGCAAGATCCTCGCCGAGCGCAGGTTCCCGGCCGACGAGCTGCGGCTCTTCGCGTCCGCCCGGTCGGCCGGGTCCACCATCGAGTGGGAGGGCCGCGAGATCACCGTCGAGGACGCCGCCACCGCCGACTACACCGGCCTGGACATCGTGCTCTTCTCGGCCGGCGGCGCGACCTCCAGGGCGCTCGCCGAGAAGGTCGCCGCCCAGGGCGCCGTCGTGATCGACAACTCCTCCGCCTGGCGCCGCGACCCCGAGGTCCCGCTCGTCGTGTCCGAGGTCAACCCGCACGCGGTCAAGGACCGCCCCAAGGGCATCATCGCCAACCCGAACTGCACGACGATGGCCGCGATGCCGGTGCTGAAGCCGCTGCACCAGGAGGCGGTTCTCGCCGCGCTGGTCGCCACCACGTACCAGGCGGTCTCCGGCTCCGGCCTCGCGGGCGTCGCCGAGCTGGACGGCCAGGTCAAGGCCGTGGCCGAGGGCGCCGCCGCGCTCACTCACGACGGCGGGGCCGTGGACTTCCCCGAGCCCGGCGTCTACAAGCGCGCGATCGCCTTCAACGTGCTCCCGCTGGCCGGCTCGATCGTCGACGACGGCTCCTTCGAGACCGACGAGGAGCAGAAGCTCCGCAACGAGTCCCGCAAGATCCTGGAGATCCCGGAGCTGAAGGTCTCCGGCACCTGCGTCCGCGTCCCGGTCTTCTCCGGCCACTCGCTCCAGGTCAATGCCCGCTTCGAGCGTCCGATCAGCGTGGAGCGCGCGTACGAGCTGCTGAAGGACGCGGAGGGCGTCGAGCTCTCCGAGATCCCGACCCCGCTCCAGGCCGCCGGCAAGGACGCCTCGTACGTGGGCCGGATCCGCGTGGACGAGACCGTCGACAACGGACTCGCGCTCTTCCTCTCCAGCGACAACCTCCGCAAGGGCGCGGCGCTGAACGCCGTGCAGATCGCGGAGCTGGTGGCGGAGGAGCTCCGCGGCTGACGCCGTTGCGCCACGCCGGAGGGGCGGCCACCGTTTCGGTGGCCGCCCCTCCGGCGTCCTACAGAGCCAGGTGACGCCGGAGCGCCGTGTCGATCTCGGCCATGCGCTGGCGCGGGACAGAGCCGACCCTCTGCAGGATGCGCTCCGGTGCGACGGCTCGCACCTGCTCGCACTGGACCTTGGAGTCCTTGGGCAGACGGCTTTCGTCAGCAGGAAGCAGGACCTGGAAGGTGAGGACGCGGGTTGTGTTCGACGTCAGTGGCGCCACGGTGACCACGCCTCTGTCGTTCCGCTCGACCGACTGGTTGGCGCCGTCGTTCGACACGATCACTGCCGGCCTGACCTTGTTGGCCTCGCTCCCACGGGCCGGTTCCAGGTCAACCATGTAGATGTCACCACGTCTCATCGGTGATCCCGTCCCCGCTCGTCCGATCCCACAGAGCAGCGTCCTCGCTCGCGTCCCACTCCGCGAAAGCCTCCGTGTACTCCGCCTCCAGCTGCGCGGCGCGCAGAAGCTCGATCGCGGCGTGTATCACGGCGGACCGGGACTCGGCCTCGGTTCTCGTCACGTACTCGTCGACGAAGGCGACATCCTCCTGCGGCAGGCTCACACTGATCTTCACACCCTGAATGCTACCCAGGTGTGCCTTGTTTTGCCACCCCATTTGACGGCCGCCCCATGGAAGGATGACCGGAAACGTCACATACCGAGGAGATGACCGGGTGCCTGGCACGAACCTGACCCGTGAAGAGGCGCAAGCGCGGGCGCGCCTGCTCACCGTCGACGCGTACGAGATCGACCTCGATCTCACCGGGGCGCGGGAGGGCGGCACCTACCGGTCCGTGACCACCGTGCGCTTCGACTCCGCCGAGCACGGTGCGGAGACCTTCATCGACCTGATCGCACCCGCGGTGCACGAGGTCGTGCTGAACGGCAAGTCGCTGGACGTGGCCGCGGTCTTCCGGGACTCGCGGATCGCGCTGGCCCATCTGCACGAGGGCCCGAACGAGCTGAGGGTCGTCGCGGACTGCGCGTACACGAACACGGGCGAGGGGCTGCACCGCTTCGTCGACCCGGTCGACCAGCAGACCTATCTCTACACGCAGTTCGAGGTGCCGGACGCCCGCCGGGTGTTCGCCTCCTTCGAGCAGCCCGATCTGAAGGCCACCTTCCAGTTCACGGTGAAGGCGCCGGAGGGCTGGACGGTCGTCTCCAACTCGCCGACGCCGGAGCCGAAGAGCAACGTCTGGGTCTTCGAGCCGACGCCGCGGATCTCCTCGTACATCACGGCGCTGATCGTCGGTCCGTACCACTCGGTGCACAGCTCGTACGAGCAGGACGGGCAGAGCGTGCCCCTCGGCATCTACTGCCGGCCGTCGCTCGCCGAGTACCTGGACGCGGACGAGGTCTTCGAGGTCACCCGGCAGGGCTTCGACTGGTTCCAGGAGAAGTTCGACTACGCGTACCCCTTCGCCAAGTACGACCAGCTGTTCGTGCCCGAGTTCAACGCGGGCGCGATGGAGAACGCGGGCGCGGTGACCATCCGCGACCAGTACGTGTTCCGTTCGAAGGTGACCGACGCGGCGTACGAGCGGCGGGCCGAGACGATCCTCCACGAGCTGGCCCACATGTGGTTCGGCGATCTGGTCACCATGGAGTGGTGGAACGACCTGTGGCTGAACGAGTCGTTCGCCACCTACACATCGGTCGCCTGCCAGGCGTACGCGCCGGGCTCGAAGTGGCCGCACGCGTGGACGACGTTCGCCAACTCGGAGAAGACCTGGGCGTACCGGCAGGACCAGCTGCCGTCCACGCACCCGATCATGGCCGAGATCCGCGATCTCGACGATGTGCTCGTGAACTTCGACGGCATCACGTACGCCAAGGGCGCCTCCGTGCTGAAGCAGCTGGTCGCGTACGTCGGCATGGACGAGTTCTTCCGGGGCGTGCAGGCGTACTTCAAGCGGCACGCGTTCGGCAACACGCGGCTGACGGACCTGCTCGGCGCGCTGGAGGAGACCAGCGGCCGGGATCTGAAGACGTGGTCGAAGGCCTGGCTGGAAACCGCCGGTATCAACATCCTGCGCCCGGTGATCGACACCGACGCGTCCGGCGTGATCACCTCCTTCGCGGTCAAGCAGGAAGCTCCGGCGCTGCCCGCGGGCGCGAAGGGCGAGGCGGTGCTGCGGCCGCACCGGATCGCGATCGGCTGCTACGACCTGCGTGACGGCAGCCTGGTGCGGACCGAGCGGATCGAGCTCGACGTCGACGGTGAACTGACCGCGGTGCCGCAGCTGGTGGGCAAGGAGCGCCCGGCGGTCGTGCTGCTCAACGACGACGACCTGTCGTACGCGAAGGTGCGGCTCGACGACGAGTCGCTGAGTACGGTCACCGAGCACCTGGGCGACTTCACCGAGTCGCTGCCGCGCGCCCTGTGCTGGGCGTCCGCCTGGGACATGACGCGCGACGGCGAGCTGGCCACCCGCGACTACCTGTCGCTGGTGCTGTCGGGCATCGGCAAGGAGTCGGACATCGGCGTCGTCCAGTCGCTGCAGCGGCAGGTGAAGGCGGCGCTCGACCTGTACGCGGCGCCGGAGTGGCGCGAGGCCGGGCTGGCCCAGTGGACCGAGGCGACGCTGGCGCATCTGCGGGCGGCGGACCCGGGCAGCGACCACCAGCTGGCGTGGGCGCGGGCGTTCGCGGCGACCGCGCGCACCCCGCAGCAGCTGGAGCTGCTGGCGGCGCTGCTGGACGGCAACGAGACCATCGAGGGCCTGGCCGTCGACACCGAGCTGCGCTGGGCCTTCGTCGAGCGGCTGGCGGCGACCGGCGACTTCGACGAGGACGAGATCGCGGCCGAGCTGGAGCGCGACAGGACCGCCGCCGGTGAGCGTCATGCGGCGACCGCCCGGGCCGCGCGCCCGACGGCGGAGGCCAAGGCGGAGGCGTGGGAGTCGGTCGTCGCGTCCGACAAGCTGCCGAACGCGGTGCAGGAGGCGATCATCGCCGGCTTCGTCCAGACCGACCAGCGTGAGCTGCTCGACCCGTACGGTGCGGCGTACTTCGAGGCGGTCAAGGACGTGTGGGACACCCGCTCGCACGAGGTCGCCCAGCAGATCGCGATCGGGCTGTACCCCTCGCTCCAGGTGTCGCAGGCAACTCTGGACGCGACCGACGCATGGCTGGATTCGGCCGCCCCGAACGCGGCGCTGCGGCGGCTGGTCTCGGAGTCCCGCGCGGGCATCGAGCGGGCGCTGAAGGCCCAGGCGGCGGACGCGGCAGCGGCCTGACCTGGCGGGGCGTACGGCCCCGGTCCATGGCTGACAGGGCGCCCCGGAATCATGCGATCCGGGGCGCCCTTTCGTGTGCCGTACAGCCGTGTCAAACCGGCGCGACGCCGCTGTCCCAATCTGTGACCCGACGTCAACACTCTTGCTTCTGAACGACTATGCTCCCTCAGCGTCGTCATATGATCGTTTCCGTTCGATGGTTTTGAGGGTGCTGATGATCCGTGAGGAATCGTCGCCCGGAAGTGGAAGCCCGCGTTCCGCGGCCTCTTTCGGGTGGCTGCTGCCCGCCGCTCTGACCGCCGCCGCCACCGCAGTCGCGGTGGCCCTGGTCGCCGCTCCGGCCCGTGTCCCCGTCGCGGTCATCGGTGGTCTCGCCGCCGTCGCGATCGCCGCCATCGGCGCCGAGGCGGCCCGCCGTGGCAGGACGATCGAGGCGCTGCGGCGGTCCGTCGCCGAACGCGACACCGTGCTCGCGCGCCAGGCGTCCGAGACCGCGCACCTCGCCGGCACACTGCTGCCCGAGGCCGTGGAGCGGCTGCGCAAGGGAGAGTTCCCCGAAGACGTCCTCGCCACGCTCAACGCCCCGGAGGCGCACCAGGCGGTCGTCCGCGCGGTGGTCGATGCCGTCATCGCCGAGGAGGACCTGCGCGAGTCCGCACAGCGCGCCTTCGTGAACATCGCCCGCCGCGTCCAGGCCATCGTCCACCAGCAGGCCCAGGAACTCCGTGAGATGGAGGACCGGCACGGCAAGGCACCGGACGTCTTCGGCGATCTGCTCCGCCTCGACCACGGCACGGCCCTGATCGGCCGGCTCGCCGACTCCATCGCCGTACTGGGCGGGGCCCGGCCCGGCCGCACCTGGAGCCGTGCCGTTCCGTTGTACAGCGTGCTGCGCGGCGCCATGTCACGGATCATCGACTACCAGCGCGTGGAGCTCCACTCCGTCTCCGAGGTCGCCGTCGTTGGTCTGGCCGTGGAACCGCTCATCCACGCGCTGGCCGAGCTCCTGGACAACGCGACCCGCTACTCGCCGCCGCACACGCGGGTCCATCTGACCGCGGTCGAGGTGCAGTCGGGCATCGCCGTCGAGATCGAGGACGGCGGCGTCAACATGAGCGAAGAGGCCCGCAAGCGCGCCGAGCGCATGCTGCGCCA from Streptomyces formicae includes these protein-coding regions:
- a CDS encoding S8 family serine peptidase; the encoded protein is MTSESQSSISGPRRAGRVAAAAGLVAALIATGAAPVHAVTADDPAGPAPVKAAPAADKLGSADADLLAEAEAKGEKTVTLMVATAPGQTEQVAAQLDAVRGGSVGRTFDKLGYVRATLPTAEAGAAIKAATKLSSVHGIDLKHEIELDDPTPAGDRGKGAGSQPTAGTYPAPGKSTPAKNPYNPSFETGAVEFVQDHPKYDGRGVTIGIMDSGVDLGHPALQKTTTGERKITDWVTATDPITDGDGTWRAQVTPVTGGTFTAGGRTWTSPAGSFQWSRFSESVTATGDARGDLNRDGDTTDQFGLLYDPAAGTVRVDTDQKGDFSDNTPMKPYKDGYQVGYFGTDDPATEVAERIPFVIEVRKDVPMDPFGGDWVGKKADFVNVGIIESEHGTHVAGITAANGLFGGKMNGAAPGAKLVSSRACSWGGGCTNVALTEGMADLVINRGVDIVNMSIGGLPALNDGNDARSELYTRLIDDYGVQLVISAGNSGPGTNTIGDPSLADKVISVGASISKETWAANYGSGVEKKYAMLPFSSRGPREDGGFTPTLTAPGASINTIQTWLPGAPVAEAGYQLPAGYAMLQGTSMSSPQAAGASALLLSAAAQRKIDLTPATLRTALTSTANRISGAAAHEQGSGLMDIPDAWDAITDGATAHEYTVKAPVDTNIDQFLETPGFGTGLYDREGGLKAGQKKSYEVTITRTTGPDRPIRHELDWKYNNGTFDLPGSGAVWLPLDEPVKVKVDARPRTAGVHSAILEADDPRTEGVDKQILATVVVAKPLAAPSYAFAAAGSVQRNSHTSYFVTVPEGAKTLEVALGGLKDKSQTRFIVIHPYGVPVDPTSTINCYPNYESPTNTCRPDVRSYSDPQPGVWEIEVESRRTSPLLDNPYKLDVQVLGAAFEPAVQTLLEAKVGTPAAVDWKVTNGFAAIDGKLKGGSLGSAKVGRPTIANHETQESSVTIGEGVERLDVAIGGVSDTAADLDLEVYLGDELVGQSADGDSEESVSLTEPAAGTYTVVIVGYAVPAGTTEFNYRDVYFASSLGTVKVDENQSVKLAGGASAQVAAEVVVGSAAPEGRQFFGEVQLLNARGTAAGAGSVVIEKVVP
- a CDS encoding aspartate-semialdehyde dehydrogenase, encoding MKVGIVGATGQVGTVMRKILAERRFPADELRLFASARSAGSTIEWEGREITVEDAATADYTGLDIVLFSAGGATSRALAEKVAAQGAVVIDNSSAWRRDPEVPLVVSEVNPHAVKDRPKGIIANPNCTTMAAMPVLKPLHQEAVLAALVATTYQAVSGSGLAGVAELDGQVKAVAEGAAALTHDGGAVDFPEPGVYKRAIAFNVLPLAGSIVDDGSFETDEEQKLRNESRKILEIPELKVSGTCVRVPVFSGHSLQVNARFERPISVERAYELLKDAEGVELSEIPTPLQAAGKDASYVGRIRVDETVDNGLALFLSSDNLRKGAALNAVQIAELVAEELRG
- a CDS encoding type II toxin-antitoxin system PemK/MazF family toxin; translation: MRRGDIYMVDLEPARGSEANKVRPAVIVSNDGANQSVERNDRGVVTVAPLTSNTTRVLTFQVLLPADESRLPKDSKVQCEQVRAVAPERILQRVGSVPRQRMAEIDTALRRHLAL
- a CDS encoding ribbon-helix-helix domain-containing protein; the encoded protein is MKISVSLPQEDVAFVDEYVTRTEAESRSAVIHAAIELLRAAQLEAEYTEAFAEWDASEDAALWDRTSGDGITDETW
- the pepN gene encoding aminopeptidase N, translating into MPGTNLTREEAQARARLLTVDAYEIDLDLTGAREGGTYRSVTTVRFDSAEHGAETFIDLIAPAVHEVVLNGKSLDVAAVFRDSRIALAHLHEGPNELRVVADCAYTNTGEGLHRFVDPVDQQTYLYTQFEVPDARRVFASFEQPDLKATFQFTVKAPEGWTVVSNSPTPEPKSNVWVFEPTPRISSYITALIVGPYHSVHSSYEQDGQSVPLGIYCRPSLAEYLDADEVFEVTRQGFDWFQEKFDYAYPFAKYDQLFVPEFNAGAMENAGAVTIRDQYVFRSKVTDAAYERRAETILHELAHMWFGDLVTMEWWNDLWLNESFATYTSVACQAYAPGSKWPHAWTTFANSEKTWAYRQDQLPSTHPIMAEIRDLDDVLVNFDGITYAKGASVLKQLVAYVGMDEFFRGVQAYFKRHAFGNTRLTDLLGALEETSGRDLKTWSKAWLETAGINILRPVIDTDASGVITSFAVKQEAPALPAGAKGEAVLRPHRIAIGCYDLRDGSLVRTERIELDVDGELTAVPQLVGKERPAVVLLNDDDLSYAKVRLDDESLSTVTEHLGDFTESLPRALCWASAWDMTRDGELATRDYLSLVLSGIGKESDIGVVQSLQRQVKAALDLYAAPEWREAGLAQWTEATLAHLRAADPGSDHQLAWARAFAATARTPQQLELLAALLDGNETIEGLAVDTELRWAFVERLAATGDFDEDEIAAELERDRTAAGERHAATARAARPTAEAKAEAWESVVASDKLPNAVQEAIIAGFVQTDQRELLDPYGAAYFEAVKDVWDTRSHEVAQQIAIGLYPSLQVSQATLDATDAWLDSAAPNAALRRLVSESRAGIERALKAQAADAAAA
- a CDS encoding ATP-binding protein, translated to MIREESSPGSGSPRSAASFGWLLPAALTAAATAVAVALVAAPARVPVAVIGGLAAVAIAAIGAEAARRGRTIEALRRSVAERDTVLARQASETAHLAGTLLPEAVERLRKGEFPEDVLATLNAPEAHQAVVRAVVDAVIAEEDLRESAQRAFVNIARRVQAIVHQQAQELREMEDRHGKAPDVFGDLLRLDHGTALIGRLADSIAVLGGARPGRTWSRAVPLYSVLRGAMSRIIDYQRVELHSVSEVAVVGLAVEPLIHALAELLDNATRYSPPHTRVHLTAVEVQSGIAVEIEDGGVNMSEEARKRAERMLRQAQQGIDLNDLGETPRLGLAVVGRLSQAYNFQVALRSSAYGGVRAVLIVPQDLITSTTAATGLAHGIGTASGPRAATQLPQPPQQTQQFSRPVTGPQPAEHPEDERPLVTERTTNGLPQRRRKSRVTEPAAPARTAPGPEADADSAPQVQPGMWLAAFQSGLSGENTQDGDASSPSANKGNQQ